A window from Methanocaldococcus sp. encodes these proteins:
- the gatA gene encoding Asp-tRNA(Asn)/Glu-tRNA(Gln) amidotransferase subunit GatA encodes MIVERVEKYLDRIEKINKDINAFIEVKPERVLEEAKKLEKDDKAKKKPLYGKIIAVKANINVKGYTISCASKTLENYIAPYDATVIQKIKENGGLIIGISNMDEFACGSSGETSYYGPTKNPRAKDRIPGGSSSGSAASVAADLCDMALGSDTGGSIRNPASHCGVVGFKPSYGVVSRYGLCDLAMSFDQIGPLTKTAKDALLLTNIIKGKDLKDTTTVETKPFEKIDIKGFKVGVVKEFMDVVDEKIRDKIEKGIEVFKDLGCEIVELSYKYVDLALPTYYLINYVEFFSATRRYDGRRYGYRIEDVCGEEVLRRIMIGSMISQKEYSGKYYKNALKARNLMRNEMIKIMKDVDIIVGATVPKLPHKLGEKLTPMEMYSYDVLTVPANICGLCAGVVPCGEINGIPVGLQIQGKPFEDEKVLSAMIEFEDAIK; translated from the coding sequence ATGATTGTTGAGAGAGTAGAGAAATATTTAGATAGAATAGAAAAAATTAACAAAGATATTAATGCTTTTATAGAAGTAAAACCTGAAAGAGTTTTAGAAGAGGCAAAAAAATTGGAAAAAGATGATAAAGCTAAGAAAAAACCTTTATATGGAAAAATTATTGCAGTCAAAGCAAACATAAATGTTAAGGGATATACAATATCCTGCGCGTCAAAGACATTAGAGAATTATATAGCCCCTTATGACGCCACAGTTATTCAAAAAATTAAAGAAAATGGTGGCTTAATAATTGGAATATCTAATATGGATGAATTTGCCTGTGGTAGTAGTGGGGAAACTTCCTATTATGGCCCAACAAAAAACCCAAGAGCAAAGGATAGAATTCCAGGAGGAAGTTCTTCAGGAAGTGCCGCTTCTGTTGCCGCAGATTTATGTGATATGGCATTAGGTAGTGACACTGGTGGAAGTATTAGGAATCCAGCATCTCACTGTGGAGTTGTTGGATTTAAGCCAAGTTATGGGGTTGTTAGTAGATACGGATTATGTGATTTGGCTATGAGTTTTGACCAAATAGGACCATTAACAAAAACAGCAAAAGATGCATTATTATTAACAAATATAATTAAAGGTAAGGATTTGAAAGATACTACAACAGTTGAAACTAAACCATTTGAAAAAATAGACATTAAGGGCTTTAAAGTAGGTGTTGTTAAGGAGTTTATGGATGTTGTTGATGAAAAAATAAGGGATAAAATAGAAAAAGGTATTGAAGTTTTTAAGGATTTAGGATGTGAAATCGTTGAGTTAAGTTACAAATATGTTGATTTAGCACTACCAACTTACTATTTAATAAATTATGTTGAGTTTTTCTCAGCAACAAGAAGATATGATGGAAGAAGATATGGTTATAGAATAGAAGATGTCTGTGGAGAAGAGGTTTTAAGAAGAATTATGATTGGTTCAATGATTAGCCAAAAGGAGTATAGTGGAAAATATTATAAAAATGCTTTAAAAGCAAGGAATTTAATGAGAAATGAGATGATTAAAATTATGAAAGATGTCGATATTATCGTAGGAGCAACAGTTCCTAAACTACCTCACAAGTTGGGAGAAAAATTAACTCCAATGGAAATGTATAGTTATGATGTATTAACAGTTCCAGCCAATATATGTGGTTTATGTGCAGGTGTAGTTCCTTGCGGAGAAATAAATGGAATTCCAGTAGGCTTACAAATTCAAGGAAAGCCATTTGAAGATGAAAAAGTTTTAAGTGCAATGATTGAGTTTGAAGATGCTATAAAATAA
- the rpsB gene encoding 30S ribosomal protein S2, with protein sequence MSEELLVPLDTYLASGIHIGTQQKTKDMEKFIYRVRSDGLYVLDVRKTDERLRIAAKFLARYEPEDILAVSRRIYTMGPLEEFGKYTGVRTIAGRFVPGTLTNPSYKGFIEPEVVFISDPRVDRQALKEAIEIGVPIVSLCDTEHLTSFIDLVIPTNNKGKKAVALIYYLLTREFLKNKGVISDDTKLPFTYEEFLERAANPKYRIIIQPKDKRRRRRRKK encoded by the coding sequence ATGAGTGAAGAGCTGTTAGTACCATTAGATACATACTTAGCTTCAGGAATTCACATAGGTACTCAGCAAAAAACAAAAGATATGGAGAAATTTATATATAGAGTTAGAAGTGATGGATTGTATGTTTTAGATGTTAGAAAAACAGATGAAAGATTAAGAATTGCCGCTAAGTTTTTAGCAAGATATGAGCCAGAGGATATATTGGCTGTTTCAAGAAGAATTTATACAATGGGTCCATTAGAAGAATTTGGTAAATACACGGGAGTTAGAACTATTGCAGGAAGATTTGTTCCTGGAACTTTAACAAACCCTTCATACAAAGGCTTTATAGAACCAGAGGTTGTATTTATCAGTGATCCAAGAGTCGATAGACAGGCTTTGAAAGAGGCTATAGAAATAGGAGTTCCAATAGTTAGTTTATGTGATACTGAACACTTAACTTCATTCATAGACTTGGTTATTCCAACAAACAATAAAGGTAAAAAGGCTGTGGCATTAATTTACTACTTGCTAACAAGAGAGTTCCTCAAAAATAAGGGAGTTATATCTGATGATACTAAATTACCATTTACATATGAAGAATTCTTAGAGAGAGCAGCAAATCCAAAATATAGAATAATAATTCAGCCAAAAGATAAGAGAAGAAGAAGGAGAAGAAAAAAATAA
- a CDS encoding metal-dependent hydrolase, translating to MITWYGHACFKVDNVLIDPFVPNPLCNLPYDIIMEGVDVIAVTHGHADHLGNAEELSKIYNVPVVANHEISVYLSERGVNAEGMNIGGTIEINGAKLTMVKAEHSSDISPTISGGVAAGYIINDRVYHAGDTGVFGDMELIGEIYAPKIALLPIGGRYTMGIDEALVAIELLYPEIVIPMHYNTFPLIEVDINEFVKKAEALGVEVIIPMIGEPIDL from the coding sequence ATGATAACATGGTATGGCCATGCGTGCTTTAAAGTAGATAATGTTTTAATAGATCCCTTTGTTCCAAATCCATTGTGTAACTTACCTTATGATATAATAATGGAAGGAGTAGATGTAATAGCAGTTACTCATGGACATGCAGATCACTTAGGAAATGCCGAAGAGTTATCTAAAATATACAATGTTCCAGTAGTAGCAAATCATGAAATTAGCGTTTATTTATCAGAGAGAGGTGTTAATGCTGAAGGAATGAACATTGGAGGAACTATTGAAATTAATGGGGCTAAATTGACAATGGTTAAGGCAGAGCACTCATCTGATATATCTCCAACAATCAGTGGAGGAGTGGCTGCTGGTTACATTATAAACGATAGAGTATATCACGCAGGAGATACTGGAGTATTTGGTGATATGGAACTAATTGGAGAAATATATGCTCCAAAAATTGCTTTATTACCAATAGGAGGAAGATATACAATGGGAATTGATGAGGCATTAGTGGCTATTGAATTACTATATCCTGAAATAGTTATCCCAATGCATTATAATACATTTCCATTAATTGAAGTTGATATCAATGAGTTTGTTAAAAAGGCAGAGGCTTTGGGAGTAGAGGTTATAATTCCAATGATTGGAGAGCCAATTGACTTATAA
- a CDS encoding replication factor A has protein sequence MTDNYEQFKKLKKKVAKVLGISEEELDRMIKEKIEDYGGILLKDAALMMIAKEYGIEFEKESVEEFSIKDIEEGQINVEIVGVVTDVSDVKSFKRKDGSVGKYRRIMLADKTGSIRVTLWDDLTDIDIKVGDVIKIKRARARKWNNILELSSVPETKIEKLENYNGELPKIKESYKINELVPGITATFEGEVISSLPIKEFKRPDGSVGRLKSFIVKDETGNIRVTLWDDLTDIDVERGDYVRVRGYIRKGYYSGLECNANDVEILKKGEKIESKEVDIKDLINYENELVTVKGRIMAMGSKKSVDLNGDIVKVQEILLDNGTGRVKISFWGGKTVLLENVKEGDLVKITNCRVRTYYDREGNKRSELLATSDTKVIKDESIEAPEYKIKYCKIEDIYNREVDWNDINLIAYVVEDFGINELEFENRKRKVRNLMLEDETGRIKLSLWDDLAELDIKEGDVVKVLHAYAKEKGEYIDLNISRFGRIIVNPEDVEINRKFIADVKEGENVEIRGAIVKILSDTLFLYLCPNCKKRVEEIDGTYNCPICGDVTPEEILRLNFVVDDGTGTIVCRAYDRRVERLLKMKREELKNINMENVESELLGEEFVLYGNVRIDSDELVMIIKTVKDVDVEKEIKILEEME, from the coding sequence ATGACAGATAACTACGAACAGTTTAAAAAACTTAAAAAGAAAGTAGCCAAAGTATTAGGAATTAGTGAAGAAGAATTGGATAGGATGATTAAAGAAAAAATTGAAGATTATGGAGGAATATTATTAAAAGATGCCGCTTTAATGATGATAGCTAAGGAATATGGAATTGAATTTGAGAAAGAGAGTGTTGAGGAGTTTTCAATTAAAGACATTGAGGAAGGGCAAATAAATGTTGAGATTGTTGGAGTAGTTACAGATGTTTCAGATGTAAAAAGTTTCAAAAGAAAAGATGGAAGTGTTGGAAAGTATAGAAGAATAATGTTGGCTGACAAAACTGGGAGTATAAGAGTTACATTATGGGATGATTTAACAGATATTGATATTAAAGTAGGAGATGTTATAAAAATCAAAAGAGCAAGAGCGAGAAAGTGGAATAACATATTGGAGTTAAGTTCTGTCCCAGAAACGAAGATTGAAAAGTTAGAAAACTATAATGGAGAGTTACCAAAAATTAAAGAATCATATAAAATTAACGAGTTAGTTCCCGGAATTACTGCAACATTTGAGGGAGAGGTTATTTCATCTCTACCAATCAAAGAGTTTAAAAGACCTGATGGTAGTGTGGGAAGATTAAAGTCATTTATTGTTAAGGACGAAACTGGGAATATAAGGGTTACATTATGGGATGATTTAACAGATATTGATGTTGAGAGAGGAGATTATGTTAGAGTTAGAGGATATATAAGGAAAGGATATTACAGTGGCTTAGAATGTAACGCCAATGATGTAGAAATACTAAAAAAAGGAGAAAAAATTGAAAGTAAAGAGGTAGATATTAAAGATTTAATTAACTATGAAAATGAGTTGGTTACAGTTAAAGGAAGAATTATGGCTATGGGTAGTAAAAAAAGCGTTGATTTAAATGGAGATATAGTGAAGGTTCAAGAAATTTTATTAGATAATGGAACTGGAAGAGTTAAAATATCTTTCTGGGGTGGAAAAACAGTACTATTAGAGAATGTAAAAGAAGGAGATTTAGTAAAAATAACTAATTGTAGAGTTAGGACATACTACGATAGAGAGGGAAATAAAAGATCTGAGTTGTTAGCAACATCTGACACTAAGGTTATTAAAGACGAAAGTATTGAGGCTCCTGAATATAAAATAAAGTATTGTAAGATTGAAGATATTTATAATAGAGAAGTTGATTGGAACGATATAAATTTAATCGCCTATGTGGTTGAAGATTTCGGAATTAATGAGTTAGAATTTGAGAATAGAAAGAGAAAAGTAAGAAATTTAATGTTAGAAGATGAAACTGGCAGAATAAAGTTAAGTTTATGGGATGATTTGGCTGAATTAGACATTAAAGAGGGAGATGTTGTAAAGGTTTTACACGCTTATGCTAAAGAAAAAGGTGAATATATTGATTTAAATATAAGTAGATTTGGTAGGATAATAGTGAATCCAGAAGATGTTGAAATTAATAGGAAGTTTATAGCAGATGTTAAAGAAGGAGAAAATGTTGAAATTAGAGGAGCGATAGTAAAAATATTAAGTGACACTTTATTTTTATATCTATGTCCAAACTGTAAAAAGAGAGTTGAAGAAATTGACGGAACTTATAATTGCCCAATCTGTGGAGATGTAACTCCTGAAGAAATTTTAAGGTTAAACTTTGTAGTAGATGATGGAACAGGAACTATTGTATGTAGAGCATACGATAGAAGAGTAGAAAGATTGTTAAAAATGAAAAGAGAAGAATTAAAAAATATAAATATGGAAAATGTAGAGAGTGAGTTATTGGGAGAGGAGTTTGTTTTGTATGGAAATGTTAGGATTGATAGTGACGAGTTAGTTATGATTATTAAAACAGTTAAGGATGTAGATGTTGAGAAAGAAATAAAAATATTAGAGGAGATGGAATAA
- a CDS encoding prefoldin subunit beta — MEIPQQIQAQLMQLQQLQQQLQMIMLQKQNVESELNECKKALEELEKSTSEEVYKLVGGLFVKRKKDEVKKELEEKIETLELRVKTLEKQSEKLQTRLKELQEKIQKMIPTAQ, encoded by the coding sequence ATGGAAATTCCTCAACAAATTCAAGCTCAATTAATGCAATTACAACAATTACAGCAACAATTACAAATGATTATGTTACAAAAACAAAATGTTGAATCTGAATTAAATGAATGTAAAAAAGCATTGGAAGAATTAGAAAAATCCACTAGTGAGGAAGTATATAAGTTAGTGGGAGGATTATTTGTAAAAAGAAAAAAAGATGAAGTTAAAAAAGAGTTAGAGGAGAAAATAGAAACTTTGGAACTTAGAGTAAAAACTTTAGAAAAACAATCTGAAAAATTACAAACAAGATTAAAAGAATTACAGGAAAAAATTCAAAAAATGATTCCTACTGCACAATAG
- a CDS encoding TIGR00269 family protein has protein sequence MKCKCGNEAFYYQRYSNKHLCKECFKKDIEKRVKKVLGRKIIKNNVKIGIGISGGKDSLVMAHILKKLFNHIPNSKLICFFVDEGIKDFRETAKFYVEDFCKKNKLKLKIIKFKDEIGYTLDEIVKNNYLKELNIGKPCSFCGVVRRYLLNKYALKEGCDYLAIGHNLDDFCQTILMNYIEGNIKNIIQFGKEIDDDKFVKRIKPLKLIPEDEVKIYANINKIEYQKESCPYSSISYRHKIKEIIKILEEEKPGIKFSILKGYEKLLKYIEFKEDIKKCKICNYPCSGEICKVCLWLKKLEQLNKINKN, from the coding sequence ATGAAATGTAAATGTGGTAATGAAGCATTTTATTACCAAAGATATTCAAATAAACATCTATGCAAAGAATGCTTTAAAAAAGACATTGAGAAGAGAGTTAAAAAGGTTTTAGGAAGAAAGATAATAAAAAATAATGTAAAAATAGGAATTGGTATCAGTGGAGGGAAGGACAGTTTAGTTATGGCACATATACTAAAAAAACTCTTTAATCATATTCCAAACTCTAAATTAATATGTTTTTTCGTTGATGAGGGAATAAAAGATTTTAGAGAGACTGCAAAATTTTATGTTGAAGATTTTTGTAAAAAGAATAAATTAAAGTTAAAAATTATAAAATTTAAAGATGAAATTGGTTATACATTAGATGAAATTGTAAAAAACAATTATTTAAAGGAATTAAATATTGGTAAGCCCTGCTCTTTTTGTGGGGTTGTGAGAAGATACTTATTAAATAAATATGCTTTAAAAGAAGGATGTGACTATTTGGCTATTGGACACAACTTAGATGACTTCTGCCAAACAATTTTAATGAACTACATCGAAGGAAATATAAAAAATATTATCCAATTTGGGAAAGAAATAGATGATGATAAATTTGTTAAAAGAATTAAACCATTAAAGTTAATTCCTGAGGATGAAGTAAAAATTTATGCAAATATTAATAAAATAGAATATCAAAAAGAAAGTTGTCCATATTCCTCAATCTCTTATAGACACAAAATTAAGGAGATTATTAAAATATTGGAGGAGGAAAAACCTGGAATTAAGTTTAGCATATTGAAAGGTTATGAGAAACTTTTAAAGTATATTGAATTTAAAGAAGATATTAAAAAGTGTAAAATTTGCAACTATCCATGTAGTGGTGAGATTTGTAAAGTATGCTTATGGTTAAAGAAATTAGAACAATTAAATAAAATAAATAAAAATTAA
- a CDS encoding metallophosphoesterase, translating to MKIVGITDLHGKLPPKVNEFKDFADVLVVCGDITHFGRNIEIIEKLAELSDYIDVFCVPGNCDTKEVIDELNNYGLNIDGRIKKVENINFVGLGGSNKTPFNTPNEYTEEELYDKLLNLVRNLKNVFLVTHAPPYNTMADIVDLDKDIHVGSKSIRKIIEDFNDNIIFCACGHIHESRCIDKIGKTIIVNPSPKSYFVYDTKKNVVVLEDFSGY from the coding sequence ATGAAAATCGTTGGAATAACTGATTTACATGGCAAATTACCTCCAAAAGTAAATGAATTTAAGGATTTTGCAGATGTTTTAGTAGTATGTGGAGATATTACTCACTTTGGAAGAAATATTGAGATTATAGAAAAGTTAGCAGAATTATCTGACTATATAGATGTTTTTTGCGTTCCTGGAAATTGTGACACTAAAGAAGTAATAGATGAGTTAAATAACTATGGATTAAACATAGATGGAAGAATAAAAAAAGTTGAGAATATAAATTTTGTTGGTTTGGGTGGAAGTAATAAAACACCATTTAATACGCCAAATGAATACACCGAGGAGGAATTATATGATAAACTTTTAAATTTAGTAAGAAATCTAAAAAATGTATTTTTAGTTACTCATGCACCTCCTTACAACACTATGGCTGACATTGTTGATTTAGATAAAGACATTCATGTAGGAAGTAAAAGTATTAGAAAAATTATCGAAGATTTTAACGATAATATTATATTCTGTGCGTGTGGGCATATACATGAAAGTAGGTGTATTGACAAAATTGGAAAAACAATTATTGTAAATCCATCTCCAAAAAGTTATTTTGTTTATGATACAAAAAAGAATGTAGTTGTTTTAGAGGATTTTTCAGGATATTAA
- a CDS encoding 50S ribosomal protein L15e, which yields MGIYKYIREAWKRPKDTYVRELLWERLIQWRREPAVVRIERPTRLDRARALGYKPKQGIIVVRVRVRRGGLRKPRPKNSKKPATLGVNKITMGKSIQRIAEERAARKYPNMEVLNSYWVGEDGKYKWYEVILVDPYHPVIQADPQLNWLCSGKHRGRAFRGLTSAGKKGRGLRNKGIGAEKVRPSIRAHGRRGK from the coding sequence ATGGGAATATATAAATATATAAGAGAAGCGTGGAAAAGACCAAAAGATACATATGTTAGAGAATTATTATGGGAAAGATTAATACAGTGGAGAAGAGAACCAGCAGTAGTTAGAATAGAAAGACCTACAAGATTAGATAGAGCAAGAGCATTAGGATACAAACCTAAACAGGGAATTATCGTTGTTAGAGTTAGAGTTAGAAGAGGAGGATTAAGAAAACCAAGACCAAAGAATTCAAAAAAGCCAGCAACATTAGGGGTTAATAAAATAACAATGGGTAAATCAATTCAAAGAATCGCCGAAGAGAGAGCAGCAAGAAAATATCCAAACATGGAAGTTTTAAACAGTTACTGGGTGGGAGAAGATGGAAAATATAAGTGGTATGAGGTTATTCTTGTAGATCCTTACCACCCAGTTATTCAGGCAGATCCTCAACTTAACTGGTTATGCTCTGGAAAACACAGAGGAAGAGCATTTAGAGGTTTAACATCAGCAGGTAAGAAAGGTAGAGGATTAAGAAATAAGGGAATTGGTGCTGAAAAGGTAAGACCAAGTATAAGGGCTCATGGAAGAAGAGGTAAGTAA